A portion of the Corynebacterium occultum genome contains these proteins:
- the dtd gene encoding D-aminoacyl-tRNA deacylase: MKAVLTRVSSAAATVEGETVGAIDCPDTGGLLALVGVGREDAPDAWETMVRKIAELRILEGERSIQDLGAPVLLVSQFTLHGQTAKGRRPSWSAAAPGELAEPVIAKIAAGLRDRGIPVAEGKFGAMMKVSSVNEGPFTVLVEC, from the coding sequence ATGAAGGCAGTGTTAACCCGCGTCAGTTCCGCCGCAGCCACCGTCGAAGGTGAAACTGTGGGTGCCATCGATTGCCCCGATACCGGCGGGTTACTCGCCCTGGTCGGGGTCGGTCGGGAGGATGCCCCTGACGCCTGGGAAACCATGGTCCGTAAAATCGCCGAATTACGCATCCTCGAGGGCGAGCGCTCCATCCAGGATCTCGGCGCCCCTGTGCTGTTGGTAAGCCAATTCACCCTCCATGGCCAGACCGCGAAGGGGCGCCGCCCCTCCTGGTCGGCGGCTGCCCCCGGGGAGCTGGCGGAACCGGTGATCGCGAAGATCGCGGCAGGGCTCCGGGATCGGGGTATCCCGGTGGCGGAGGGGAAATTCGGGGCGATGATGAAGGTCAGTTCCGTCAACGAAGGGCCCTTCACAGTGCTGGTGGAATGCTGA